In Streptomyces sp. NBC_00306, a single genomic region encodes these proteins:
- a CDS encoding MMPL family transporter, which translates to MGVWSAHHRKTAIIGWLLFVVLATVAGGASGMVEMSESEQGTGDSARAQKMLDDAGLDRPAGELVLVSSRTAGGWKDTARDLAAAIGKTGEATRIEAPLASGNDREALIRFEIKGDATTAADRVQPVLDAVRDTAAGRDGVEVHQFGQASAEKWLGDLLSEDFQKAEFTAVPLALGILLVAFGAVVAALLPVALALTACMAAFGLLSLASHQLHLFQTTYSVMFLMGLAVGVDYCLFYLRRERDERAAGHDADTALRIAAATSGRAVLVSGVTVMMAMAGMFLSGLMLFKGFALATILVVFIAMLGSVTVLPALLAWLGDRIDAGRLPFLNRRKKKGVHESGAIAGAVLKPVLNRPKLFALGAVAVLLVLAAPALGMKTEQLGMEKQFGSDSALSVAHKKITQAFPVGPEPALVVVKADDITAAPVREALAGFDHVTVHTAKNIAEIEVSLPGNGSDDRSEAALAELRDTTVPAAFDGTGAEVRVGGELAGSVDFNDQLKRGIVPVFVFITAVTFLLMLLCFRSYVIAVTSILLNLLSVAAAYGVMTAVFQHGWGASALGTEAVGAIEGWMPLFVLVVLFGLSMDYHVFVVSRIREARDRGADTRAAISEGIRRTAGAVTGAAAIMVAVFAVFGTLSMQDMQQMGVGLAVAVLLDATVVRMVLLPSVMALLGERNWRTPKGLRWLPTMDHGEGQPVAGQGRHAAPVPAGR; encoded by the coding sequence ATGGGTGTGTGGAGTGCACACCACCGGAAAACGGCGATCATCGGCTGGCTTCTCTTCGTCGTCCTGGCCACCGTCGCCGGCGGGGCCTCCGGCATGGTCGAGATGTCCGAGTCCGAGCAGGGCACGGGCGATTCCGCACGGGCCCAGAAGATGCTCGACGACGCGGGCCTCGACCGGCCGGCCGGTGAACTGGTCCTGGTCAGCAGCCGGACCGCGGGCGGCTGGAAGGACACGGCACGCGATCTGGCCGCGGCGATCGGGAAGACGGGCGAGGCCACGAGGATCGAGGCGCCGCTGGCTTCCGGGAACGACCGCGAGGCCTTGATCCGCTTCGAGATCAAGGGCGACGCCACAACGGCCGCCGACCGGGTGCAGCCCGTGCTCGACGCCGTACGCGACACGGCAGCGGGCCGGGACGGCGTCGAGGTGCACCAGTTCGGGCAGGCGAGCGCCGAGAAGTGGCTCGGCGATCTGCTCTCCGAGGACTTCCAGAAAGCGGAGTTCACCGCCGTACCGCTGGCGCTCGGCATCCTGCTGGTCGCCTTCGGCGCGGTCGTCGCCGCCCTGCTGCCGGTCGCCCTCGCACTGACGGCGTGCATGGCGGCCTTCGGCCTTCTCTCCCTCGCCAGCCACCAGCTGCATCTGTTCCAGACGACGTACTCCGTGATGTTCCTGATGGGACTCGCCGTCGGAGTCGACTACTGCCTGTTCTACCTGCGCCGGGAGCGCGACGAGCGGGCCGCCGGCCACGACGCCGACACCGCTCTGCGGATCGCCGCCGCCACCAGCGGACGCGCCGTCCTCGTCTCCGGGGTGACCGTCATGATGGCGATGGCCGGGATGTTCCTGTCCGGGCTGATGCTCTTCAAGGGGTTCGCCCTCGCCACGATCCTCGTCGTCTTCATCGCCATGCTGGGCTCGGTGACCGTCCTACCCGCCCTGCTGGCCTGGCTGGGGGACCGGATCGACGCGGGCCGGCTGCCCTTCCTCAACCGTCGCAAGAAGAAGGGTGTGCACGAGAGCGGAGCGATCGCGGGCGCGGTGCTGAAGCCCGTCCTGAACAGGCCCAAGCTGTTCGCCCTCGGCGCGGTCGCCGTGCTGCTGGTGCTGGCCGCCCCGGCACTGGGCATGAAGACCGAACAGCTCGGCATGGAGAAGCAGTTCGGCTCGGACTCGGCCCTCTCGGTGGCGCACAAGAAGATCACTCAGGCGTTCCCGGTCGGTCCCGAGCCGGCGCTCGTGGTCGTCAAGGCCGACGACATCACCGCCGCGCCGGTACGCGAAGCGCTCGCCGGGTTCGACCATGTCACCGTGCACACGGCGAAGAACATCGCCGAGATCGAGGTCAGCCTTCCCGGCAACGGCAGCGACGACCGCTCCGAGGCCGCGCTCGCCGAACTGCGCGACACGACGGTCCCGGCCGCCTTCGACGGCACCGGAGCAGAGGTCCGCGTCGGCGGTGAGCTGGCGGGGTCGGTCGACTTCAACGATCAGCTGAAGCGCGGCATCGTGCCGGTGTTCGTCTTCATCACGGCCGTCACCTTCCTCCTGATGCTGCTGTGCTTCCGCTCGTACGTCATCGCCGTGACGTCGATCCTGCTCAACCTGCTCTCGGTGGCGGCCGCGTACGGCGTGATGACCGCGGTCTTCCAGCACGGCTGGGGAGCCTCCGCGCTCGGTACCGAGGCCGTGGGCGCGATCGAGGGCTGGATGCCGCTGTTCGTCCTGGTGGTGCTGTTCGGACTGTCGATGGACTACCACGTGTTCGTGGTGTCCCGGATCCGCGAGGCGCGTGACCGGGGCGCGGACACCCGCGCCGCGATCAGCGAGGGCATCCGCCGTACGGCCGGTGCGGTGACGGGCGCGGCGGCGATCATGGTCGCGGTGTTCGCGGTCTTCGGCACGCTGTCCATGCAGGACATGCAGCAGATGGGTGTGGGCCTCGCGGTGGCGGTGCTGCTGGACGCGACGGTCGTCCGGATGGTGCTGCTGCCGTCGGTGATGGCGCTGCTCGGAGAGCGCAACTGGCGTACGCCGAAGGGGCTGCGGTGGCTGCCGACCATGGACCACGGCGAGGGACAGCCGGTGGCGGGTCAGGGCCGGCACGCGGCACCGGTGCCGGCGGGCCGCTGA
- a CDS encoding sensor histidine kinase, which translates to MKSTKAREAVTAGAQGLALSLMALIGSITLFVLAVVSISLIPIGVGVFTTPPILQAVRAHTNQRRLLAAQWSRTRIPVRYRPFPRDLRGGITGQVERCTVMLKDPATWRDLQWMLVDMTAGAIVALLAPGLILEGLFGLLLAAGLWNPVVDAGGTYWYAFIPVTGWGTAGLAALLGLFWLHLALRVNPVLVRTHFRIAGSVLVPGREDELEERIDRLTETRHDALDTSAAELRRIERDLHDGAQARLVAMGMNLGTIEALIEKDPAQAKELISKARESSAEALTELRDLVRGIHPPVLAERGLGDAVKALALRLPVPAEVDVELPGRADAPVESAAYFAVSEALTNAVKHAGADRLWIDVSYADGSLRIAVTDNGGGGARIGAGSGLSGIERRLGTFDGVLAVSSPAGGPTMVTMEIPCELF; encoded by the coding sequence ATGAAGTCGACGAAGGCACGAGAAGCGGTGACCGCCGGTGCCCAGGGGCTGGCGCTGAGCCTGATGGCACTGATCGGATCGATCACGCTCTTCGTCCTGGCAGTGGTCTCCATCTCCCTGATCCCGATCGGTGTAGGGGTGTTCACCACCCCGCCGATACTCCAGGCGGTGCGGGCGCACACCAACCAGCGCAGACTCCTCGCCGCCCAGTGGTCACGGACGAGAATCCCCGTCCGGTACCGCCCGTTCCCGCGCGATCTGCGCGGCGGCATCACCGGGCAGGTCGAGCGCTGCACCGTGATGCTGAAGGACCCCGCGACCTGGCGGGACCTCCAGTGGATGCTGGTCGACATGACGGCGGGGGCCATCGTCGCGCTCCTCGCGCCGGGGCTGATCCTGGAGGGCCTCTTCGGTCTGCTGCTCGCCGCCGGTCTGTGGAACCCGGTCGTCGACGCGGGGGGCACGTACTGGTACGCCTTCATCCCCGTCACCGGCTGGGGCACGGCGGGCCTCGCCGCCCTGCTCGGCCTGTTCTGGCTGCACCTCGCCCTCAGGGTCAACCCGGTACTCGTGCGCACCCACTTCAGGATCGCCGGATCGGTGCTGGTCCCGGGCCGCGAGGACGAGCTGGAGGAGCGCATCGACCGGCTGACCGAGACCCGGCACGACGCCCTGGACACCTCGGCGGCCGAACTGCGCCGCATCGAGCGCGACCTGCACGACGGCGCACAGGCCCGGCTGGTCGCGATGGGCATGAATCTCGGCACCATCGAGGCCCTCATCGAGAAGGACCCCGCGCAGGCGAAGGAGCTCATCTCCAAGGCCCGTGAGTCCTCCGCGGAGGCGCTGACCGAGCTGCGCGACCTGGTCCGTGGCATCCACCCGCCGGTGCTCGCCGAACGCGGTCTCGGCGACGCGGTGAAGGCGCTCGCCCTGCGGCTGCCGGTGCCGGCCGAGGTGGACGTGGAGCTGCCGGGCCGCGCGGACGCACCGGTGGAGTCCGCCGCGTACTTCGCGGTCAGCGAGGCCCTGACGAACGCGGTCAAGCACGCGGGAGCGGACCGGCTGTGGATCGACGTGTCGTACGCGGACGGTTCCCTGCGGATCGCCGTCACCGACAACGGCGGCGGCGGGGCGCGGATCGGCGCCGGATCCGGTCTGAGCGGCATCGAACGGCGACTCGGTACATTCGACGGAGTACTCGCCGTCAGCAGCCCCGCGGGCGGCCCGACCATGGTCACCATGGAGATCCCTTGCGAGTTGTTCTAG
- a CDS encoding response regulator transcription factor — MRVVLAEDLFLLRDGLVRMLEAFGFEILAAVESGPELSKALAELEPDVAVVDVRLPPSHTDEGLQCALAARRARPGLPVLVLSQHVEQLYARELLADGNGGVGYLLKDRVFDAEQFIDAVRRVAAGGTAMDPQVISQLLSRRARDEPMGGLTPREREVMELMAQGRSNAAIAAQLVVTERAVAKHTSNIFAKLGLPVSDDDNRRVLAVLAYLDHG; from the coding sequence TTGCGAGTTGTTCTAGCCGAAGACCTGTTCCTGCTGCGTGACGGTCTGGTGCGCATGCTCGAGGCGTTCGGCTTCGAGATCCTGGCCGCGGTGGAGAGCGGGCCCGAACTGTCCAAGGCACTCGCGGAGCTGGAGCCGGACGTCGCCGTCGTCGACGTCCGGCTTCCGCCGTCCCACACGGACGAGGGGCTTCAGTGCGCACTGGCGGCGCGCCGGGCGAGGCCCGGCCTGCCGGTGCTGGTCCTCTCCCAGCATGTGGAGCAGTTGTACGCACGGGAGCTGCTGGCCGACGGCAACGGCGGGGTCGGTTACCTCCTGAAGGACCGGGTGTTCGACGCCGAGCAGTTCATCGACGCGGTCCGGCGGGTCGCGGCGGGCGGCACCGCGATGGACCCGCAGGTGATCTCCCAGCTGCTCAGCCGCCGGGCCCGGGACGAGCCGATGGGCGGTCTGACCCCGCGGGAGCGTGAGGTCATGGAGCTGATGGCGCAGGGCCGGTCCAATGCGGCGATCGCCGCCCAACTCGTGGTCACGGAGCGGGCGGTGGCCAAGCACACCTCCAACATCTTCGCCAAGCTGGGACTTCCGGTCTCGGACGACGACAACCGCCGCGTCCTCGCCGTTCTGGCCTACCTCGACCACGGCTGA
- a CDS encoding DUF1996 domain-containing protein codes for MGRNTRKRSTLANRAIVASAALILGGGGLVAVNFYASAGEGWSSGPRTQRAENAGQVSTIDCPEVANELPREMPRQARGEVDRELAAIDSQITDAYKKFADQKEQIQRDPQLADNAILNPLKDKRQASIDRIANAIGRGGNKPQGMNNLAPCSLRDDGNDQGDGQNQGDNQDGNQDQGQDGGQDQGNDQGQDNGGQDQGQDNGGQDGGQDNGGQAGNGPQDDDFVDIQSIQPNVNEPQEGNDASTGSFATDCGVNENGKFNPDNVIVAPGVANGAHHMHDYVGNQANDAFASDDDLANGDTTCQNQGDKSTYYWPVLRLQNGQDENDANADGGGNDQNVGEIQQPSQVTLNFVGNPVSKVTAMPRFLRIITGDAKAFTNGDANANASWSCTGFEDRQLKDKYPICPEGSQVVRSFKFQSCWDGQNIDSANHRTHVAFANEDGECGDGFQAIPQLVQRIVYDVPPGPGFAVDSFPEQLHKPITDHGDFINVFDDNVMDELVDCINNGQQCQ; via the coding sequence ATGGGACGCAATACGAGAAAACGCTCAACGCTGGCGAACCGGGCGATCGTCGCCTCGGCCGCTCTGATCCTGGGCGGGGGTGGGCTAGTGGCGGTCAACTTCTACGCATCCGCGGGTGAAGGCTGGTCATCCGGTCCGCGAACGCAGCGGGCCGAGAATGCCGGACAAGTGTCCACCATTGACTGCCCCGAGGTCGCCAACGAACTTCCCCGTGAAATGCCCAGGCAGGCACGCGGAGAAGTCGACCGTGAACTGGCGGCGATCGACAGCCAGATCACGGACGCGTACAAGAAGTTCGCTGATCAGAAGGAACAGATTCAGCGTGATCCGCAGTTGGCGGACAACGCGATTCTCAATCCTCTGAAGGACAAGCGTCAGGCGAGCATCGACCGGATCGCGAATGCCATCGGCCGAGGTGGCAACAAGCCGCAGGGCATGAACAACCTCGCCCCCTGTTCGCTGCGTGATGACGGCAACGACCAGGGCGACGGCCAGAACCAGGGAGACAACCAGGACGGCAACCAGGACCAGGGCCAGGACGGTGGTCAGGACCAGGGCAACGACCAGGGTCAGGACAACGGCGGTCAGGACCAGGGTCAGGACAACGGCGGACAGGACGGCGGCCAGGACAACGGCGGCCAGGCCGGCAACGGGCCCCAGGACGACGACTTCGTCGACATCCAGTCCATCCAGCCGAACGTCAATGAACCGCAGGAGGGCAATGACGCCTCCACGGGCTCCTTCGCCACCGACTGCGGGGTGAACGAGAACGGCAAGTTCAACCCGGACAACGTCATCGTCGCCCCGGGTGTCGCCAATGGCGCGCACCATATGCACGACTACGTCGGCAACCAGGCGAACGACGCTTTCGCGAGCGACGACGATCTCGCCAACGGCGACACCACCTGCCAGAACCAGGGTGACAAGTCGACCTACTACTGGCCGGTGCTGCGTCTGCAGAACGGTCAGGACGAGAACGACGCCAATGCGGACGGCGGCGGCAACGACCAGAACGTCGGTGAGATCCAGCAGCCTTCCCAGGTCACGCTGAACTTCGTCGGCAACCCGGTCAGCAAGGTCACCGCAATGCCGCGGTTCCTGCGCATCATCACCGGTGACGCCAAGGCGTTCACCAACGGTGACGCGAATGCCAATGCCTCCTGGAGCTGCACCGGATTCGAGGACCGTCAGTTGAAGGACAAGTACCCGATCTGCCCCGAGGGCAGTCAGGTGGTGCGCTCCTTCAAGTTCCAGAGCTGCTGGGACGGTCAGAACATCGACAGTGCCAATCACCGCACCCACGTGGCGTTTGCGAACGAGGACGGCGAGTGCGGTGACGGCTTCCAGGCGATTCCCCAGCTGGTGCAGCGGATCGTGTACGACGTGCCTCCGGGCCCGGGCTTCGCGGTCGACTCCTTCCCCGAGCAGCTGCACAAGCCGATCACGGACCACGGTGACTTCATCAACGTCTTCGACGACAACGTGATGGACGAGCTCGTGGACTGCATCAACAACGGCCAGCAGTGCCAGTGA